CCCCGTGACGCTCTCCACGGGGATCACATACGATCGAGATAGCATCGAACAATGGTTGTTTTCTAAGAAAAACGACGTATGTCCCGTTACAAAACAAGTCGTTGTAGACATCGAACTCACACCAAACCACACACTTCGTCGATTAATCCAATCTTGGTGCACAATCAACGCCTCATTCGGTATCGAAAGGTTCCCAACCCCAAAACCACAAATCTCCAAAACCGAAATCATTAAACTTCTTAAAGATTCAAAGTGTCCACATCTGCAAACGAAGAGTTTAAACAAATTGAAAACGATCGTTTCGGAGAACGAAAAGAATAAACGGTTAGTGGAATCAGTTGGAGCAGTTGATTACTTAACATCCATCTTGAGTAACgtttatgaacatgatataaagaTGACGTCATCGTCAACGGATGTCACCGGAGCTGATGAAGCGTTAAGTATTCTTTACCACCTGAAGTTATCACAAACGGGTCTTAAATCTTCATTTGAAAAAACTGGTAATTTCGTGGAGACGTTGACGCGCGTGATGCAACGCGCCGTTAGTATCGAGTCACGTGCTTACGCCGTTATGTTACTTAAATCAATGTTTGACGTGGCTGAGCCCGTACACGTGACGTCACTAAACCCTAAGTTTTTCATACAACTTGTGCAAATTTTAATTGATCAAATCTCACAAAAGGCAACAAAGGCAGCATTGAAATTACTTATCAATGTATTTCGGTGGGGCCGGAATCGGATCAAAGCGGCCGAATCCGGTATGGTTTCGGCATTGATCGATGTTCTTTTGGATTGTACGAATACACGAGTGTCCGAAATGATTATATTTGTAGTGGAACAAATTTGTCAATGCGCGGAAGGACGGGCAGAATTGTTGAAACATGAAGGTGGATTAGCCATAATTTCGAAGAAGATTTTTAGGGTTTCGTCGGTTGCGAGTGAAAGAGCGATGAAGATATTATATATGGTTGCGAAATTTTCGGGTGATCGGAGTGTTGTGCAAGAATTATTGGAGGTGGGAGTGGTGGGAAAATTATGTTTGGTGTTGCAAGTGAATTGTGGAAGGAAGATGAAAGAATATGCATGGGAGATATTGAAAATGCATTCTAGGGTTTGGAAGAATTCAAGTTGTGTGCCTTTTCATTTGATTTCTGCATATCCATCTTAGGTTTTATGAAGTTTTGTAAAAGTTTTGTGGTCTTAAAAAAGACTACTTTGTGCTATACCATTTTTGTAGTAGATATTTTTGAGAAAATTAAACCTCCGTTTTGTGATTAAGACTACAATTTTGTTActaaagttaaaaatatagttgagTTCGTTGTGAATGTTTGATAAAGAGTAAATTGTTTTATTGAATTAAAATGCAATTTAAGACaattacaataattaataattCAAAGTAAATATTCCTTTTGTACCACCTATTTTGAGTTTAGAGGTTTTTCTTTCCAACTttgattttaaattatttttttatgTGTTACATAATACTTAATTGACGTTATCTTGTTAAAAATATTCAAAAACTAATTCATTGATATAAACTTCATTGAATAATATATAGTATAAACAAAAATATGTAAAGTCAAAGTTTGAAGAAAAATACATCCAAAGTTAAAACAGAATAATAGATTTGAAACGGAGAGACTCCGTAACATATGCAAAACCACGAATATGAATCACATAAAAACATTAAAGACAACACTTCTTATTCGGAGTGAATCACAAATTAAGCATGACGTGTGTCCTTGATTAATGAAAAATTATTTATGATCAGGAGCGGATTTTTAACAAAGGTAGAGAGGGGCAACTGCCCTCACTCAATTTTGTGTAAGTAATGGATTTTATAACACTCCGAGTTCGAACGTTAAAGCTTTTAAATCAACTAAATCAGAGTCCGTGTGAAAAATGTATGAATGAACAAAATGGTGAAGGTTCGCACAATATGCATTTATCAACAAGTTACTTTCTTTTTCGTATACCTCGATTGTTTTTCATCTAAACTCAAATTTAAACTAAATTAGCGTCGTTATATTAAAAAATGACTTTAAATGATCTACAACAATATGGATTAATACTATGATCGAaaaatgtataaaatcatatatacgaAGTATAAATTTTCGACCGTGTAATACCTATGTTCACGCTCGGCCACTACTTATGAATTTATGATCAAAAATATACGGAGTACGTTAAAAACAGTATCGTAATTAATCATTTGGTTGAAGCAATCTTCTTGATTTGATTCATGGTCGGTTCTCAAGCTCAATATGTCTCGAATGTTTGCAATCATAGCAGCAACCGTTTAATGGATGTGGAGATTAAGAAAAGGTGATAGATATTTTTTACTTAAATTTTTTATAGATTCACTCATATAAATTTTTTATAGATTCACTCATATTTGTGTATTAATTGTTGTACTGTACAAAAACTACcgcaaatgaacatataaaacattagTGGATTTATCAACCCACTAAAAAAGGCTATTTTATTTACTTCAAGCTCTATTGAAAAATTGTAATGTTTTTGACAACACTCTAAGTAGATTGATTGGTTGTGTCTCTCTTTGTAACTTACTTTTTCTTTGTAACTTACTTTTTGCTGTAGTTCCTTGTAACTTCTAATCCTTTCTGTTGTTAAAGTAAATTTATTTagaatttacattatttattaatcTTGTATAACAAAGCTAAACAAAAGGTACGTAGGAGCGTTTGTCTTCCTCTCTCTCTTTGATGTGGCACCCCCAAACACCCCACAAACATTTGTAGTCAAGCGTTTGTGGTTAAAAAGATTTTGACGTTTGTCAATGAAAAAGGGACAAGGAAGAAGCGTTTTGCTCTTTTAATTTTTTAACTCTTTTTATACCATTTTCATGGTTTTTTTAACTAAACCTTCAATTATACGTTGCCACTCACAAACGGCCCCAACAACATTCCCCATTAAAACCCACATGATTAACACGTCACGGACATAACTCAGAAAAAACATCTGATTCACTCTTTATCAGTGACATCACCCACTTCACGTGAGTGTCaccataaatagataaatatatggtGTAATGTACCATTCAATAGGGTCTATATAAACTAAATCCGTCTTATCCAGTATACCTTTATACTACTTTTCCTTATTCCATGCACCCGTAAAAATAATCAACGTACTTGAATCAAAAAGAAGAAAATTTTTTTGGGGAGGTTCGgacacagaaaataaaataaactgGATTAAATGGGAACACATCCTCTTACCTTACGACAAAGGCGGGTTGAACATCGGGTCTCTTTTCTGCAAAAATATTTCCctactatgtaaatggtggtggcgatttTATAATGAAAAAAACGCACTGTGGACCAAAGTCATATCGAGCATTTACGGGGAGGGAGGGGGGGTTAATACTAATGTCTTCTCTAGAAATGTTTCAGGTACCACAATATGGAATGAAATCATCAAGGTCGGAAAAATTGCTGACAATCTTGGAGCAAATTTCACCACCTCAATAACAAAAAGAATAGGGAATGGCAACAACACCAAATTTTGGCTGGAAAAATGGTTCGGAACAGAAGCTCTTAGCAACCAATTCAGAAGACTCTACATGCTTGAATCAAATAAAAATGCATTAGTATCGGAACGCATTTCTTCCACCAATTCGCTCACTTTCGGAACTTGGAATTGGTCTCGTGAACCATACGGACGAACACTTAATGAACTATCGGAACTAAACAACCTGCTTTCTTCCATTAACCTTTCTGAAAAACCCGATACTTGGATATGGAACTTAGATAATTCCGGATTCTTCACTACAAAATCCCTCTCAACCATTTTAGACAACCTCAAACTCGAAATACCTTCCAACACCTTCAATACGCCCAGAAACAAACTCATACCACAAAAGATTAACATCTTCATTTGGAGGATCTTACTTGGTAGAATCCCGACTAGAGTAGAATTAGATAAGCGAAACATTGATCTCGATACCGTTCTTTGCCCACTCTGTAACTCACATGTCGAAACCATAGAACATATTCTACTCCAATGCACTTCAACCCAAACGATCTGGAACGCAATCTTATCTTGGTGGAATCTTTCCACAAACTCGCTTTCCAACCTCCAAGACATTACTTCAGCGGATCAAACATTCACCACATCATCCTCTGGTAAATACATTTGGCAAGCAACAAAATGGACCACAATTTACATATTATGGAAATACCGAAATGCCAAAGTATTTAGTAAGAAAGATTGGTGTCCTGCCACTATACTTTCCGAGATCCAAACACAATCATTTTCATGGATATCTAAAAGATCAAAGAAATCAACAATCGAATGGCATCAGTGGCTCATCAATCCCTCGTTCTACACATCCTTGAACACTCATAGCACGGGCATCGGCTAATTGGATACAAAGCTCTCGTACGGTCTCGAAACCGGTCATGAAGTCATGTCGTAGATCACACTATTCACTTGGTTAAATGGGCTGTAGTGGTCAACTTTGTCATCGCATCAGCGGTACTGTCTGGCCGCTCCAGCTCAGCTCGAATTCACTCAAGTGCTGCGGGGTTTAGTGTCTCATCGTTCATGTTTTTATGATTCGAGgttcatttttttcttttttatccATATTTATGACACATCATAATGTATAGTTTATAGGGCTTTGTAAATATTCCATTTATCAATGAAAGttttacttgcttttcaaaaaaaaaaaaaaaaaaaaaaaaaaaaaaaaaaaaaaactagattgcCAGTTGCCAATTGTCAATGGCCGATTTGTCATGACTGACATTTTGGAACATGGGATATTTAGTGtttataatttaaatccaaaagtcTTTATATAAAACTTACGCATC
This genomic stretch from Rutidosis leptorrhynchoides isolate AG116_Rl617_1_P2 chromosome 11, CSIRO_AGI_Rlap_v1, whole genome shotgun sequence harbors:
- the LOC139877782 gene encoding E3 ubiquitin-protein ligase PUB23-like; the encoded protein is MGDNIRTEIEVPNFFMCPISLEIMKDPVTLSTGITYDRDSIEQWLFSKKNDVCPVTKQVVVDIELTPNHTLRRLIQSWCTINASFGIERFPTPKPQISKTEIIKLLKDSKCPHLQTKSLNKLKTIVSENEKNKRLVESVGAVDYLTSILSNVYEHDIKMTSSSTDVTGADEALSILYHLKLSQTGLKSSFEKTGNFVETLTRVMQRAVSIESRAYAVMLLKSMFDVAEPVHVTSLNPKFFIQLVQILIDQISQKATKAALKLLINVFRWGRNRIKAAESGMVSALIDVLLDCTNTRVSEMIIFVVEQICQCAEGRAELLKHEGGLAIISKKIFRVSSVASERAMKILYMVAKFSGDRSVVQELLEVGVVGKLCLVLQVNCGRKMKEYAWEILKMHSRVWKNSSCVPFHLISAYPS